The Chryseolinea soli genome contains a region encoding:
- a CDS encoding cytidylyltransferase domain-containing protein has protein sequence MKKDICFFLPTRKGSQRVKSKNTRPFAGIEGGILELKLRQLIKSERLSSVVLSTNDELSMEIAKQIDPSQEKIKVVQRPDRLCLDTTVLTDLIKYVPEIIPHQHILWGHTTTPFVTGADYDAGIDSYFSKLEEGYDSLIGVMPLQNFLLDSHANVFNYDAGANRWPRTQDLPILYEVNHAMFITSRDIYIKDHNRVGAKPFLYEQDKIKSFDIDWVDDFLIAEAIYDKLFKV, from the coding sequence ATGAAAAAAGATATTTGTTTCTTTCTGCCTACGCGAAAGGGTAGTCAGCGTGTGAAATCGAAGAACACCAGACCCTTTGCAGGGATCGAGGGTGGCATTCTGGAACTGAAGCTCCGGCAACTGATAAAGTCCGAAAGGCTGTCGAGCGTCGTGCTGTCGACAAACGATGAATTGTCCATGGAGATCGCCAAACAGATCGATCCGTCGCAGGAGAAAATCAAAGTCGTGCAGCGCCCGGACCGTCTTTGTTTGGACACGACCGTATTGACTGATTTGATTAAATACGTCCCGGAAATAATTCCCCATCAGCATATTCTCTGGGGACACACCACGACACCTTTTGTAACGGGTGCCGACTATGATGCCGGGATCGACAGCTACTTTTCGAAATTGGAGGAGGGCTATGATTCACTCATCGGTGTGATGCCGTTGCAGAATTTTTTGTTGGATAGCCACGCCAATGTATTCAACTATGATGCAGGCGCGAACCGCTGGCCGCGAACACAAGACCTGCCCATTTTGTATGAAGTGAATCACGCGATGTTCATCACGTCGCGGGATATTTACATAAAAGATCACAACCGCGTTGGAGCCAAGCCTTTCTTGTATGAACAGGACAAGATCAAGTCATTTGACATTGATTGGGTTGACGATTTCCTGATCGCAGAAGCCATATATGATAAGCTTTTCAAAGTATAA
- a CDS encoding glycosyltransferase: protein MKILQLIQKPQLRGAEIFACQLSNHLLDEGHDVRMIALLSGDASMPFRNKIETLDLSLSKRFFDFAGWKKLANAIEEFQPDIVQSNAGDTLKVAALSKLVYRWKAPIIFRNANLVSGFVNTWSKRMFNGFLVKQVSYVISVSELCRLDFIKTYNVSPARTRMVPIGIEPHKLDAELPADVKKYFEGHRVLVNIASLVPEKNHEALIRLAASLATQKLNVRILILGDGKLRATLQQKIEALGLKDNIVLLGYRNDVQSILQHSNGFVLPSNIEGLPAVILEAFYCKVPVVATNVGGISEVVVNEQTGWLVARGNDNDLLNATREVLTDQAKCALVTENAYRLVTGDFTNRAIAHRFSEAYKDALEKNR, encoded by the coding sequence ATGAAGATACTGCAACTCATCCAAAAGCCTCAACTGCGCGGCGCCGAGATCTTTGCTTGCCAACTGTCCAATCATTTGCTGGACGAGGGACATGACGTGCGCATGATCGCATTGCTGAGCGGTGATGCAAGCATGCCGTTTCGAAACAAGATCGAAACCCTTGATCTGTCTTTATCAAAGCGTTTTTTTGATTTTGCAGGGTGGAAGAAACTTGCGAACGCGATCGAAGAGTTTCAACCCGACATCGTACAATCGAACGCCGGCGACACTTTGAAGGTGGCTGCATTGTCAAAACTTGTTTATCGCTGGAAGGCCCCCATCATTTTCAGGAATGCAAACCTGGTGAGTGGTTTTGTGAACACGTGGTCGAAACGGATGTTCAATGGCTTTTTGGTGAAGCAGGTCAGCTACGTGATCTCGGTGAGCGAACTGTGTCGTCTCGATTTTATAAAAACCTATAACGTATCACCGGCGAGGACCAGGATGGTGCCCATCGGTATCGAACCGCACAAGCTGGATGCTGAACTGCCGGCCGATGTAAAAAAATATTTTGAGGGACACCGGGTGCTGGTGAACATCGCCAGCTTGGTTCCGGAGAAGAACCACGAGGCATTGATTCGACTGGCGGCTAGCCTTGCCACGCAAAAGCTAAACGTAAGAATATTAATTCTGGGGGATGGAAAACTGCGCGCCACCCTGCAACAGAAAATTGAAGCACTGGGTCTCAAAGACAACATAGTGTTGTTGGGCTATCGGAACGACGTCCAATCTATTCTTCAGCACTCCAACGGTTTTGTATTGCCCAGTAATATTGAGGGATTGCCGGCGGTGATCCTCGAGGCCTTCTATTGTAAGGTGCCTGTGGTCGCTACCAACGTGGGAGGGATCAGCGAAGTGGTGGTGAACGAACAAACCGGCTGGTTGGTAGCGCGCGGCAATGACAACGATCTTTTAAACGCAACGCGCGAAGTGTTGACCGATCAGGCAAAGTGTGCACTCGTAACCGAGAATGCCTATCGACTCGTGACCGGGGATTTCACCAATCGAGCTATCGCACATCGCTTTAGCGAAGCCTATAAAGACGCGCTTGAAAAGAATCGATAA
- a CDS encoding aldolase catalytic domain-containing protein, with protein MKILDCTLRDGGYYTEWDFHQELVHSYFTSFNELPIDYLEIGYRSNPMKEYLGEYFYCPDYVLEKVKKLSNKRLVIILNEKDVRPEHLDNLLSPCKGFIDMVRIALDPENLGRALKLAEGIKRMGFEVGFNVMYMSKWKQYGNFLSQIKEVDGVADYFYMVDSYGGVYPQDIKETIDLVKQRTSCKIGFHGHNNLELALINSLTAVEHGAAIIDATVTGMGRGAGNLKTELLLTALNAKEGKKVDFNALSNVVDAFENLQKHHGWGTNLPYMVSGANSLPQKDVMEWVTRRFYSFNSIIRALNNQKEKVQDNQKLPVFQPSKKYGQVIIVGGGPNAKLHQQAVKEFIRTLDNPCLIHASSKNAANYEDISADQFFCLVGNEGHRLESVFHNLSHFNGQCVLPPFPRKMGTYVPAAISDKSFELESITFTDRLQDSHTALALQTALALGAREIHLVGYDGYQESTISQLEKNLSDENEFLIDAFKKSQGPSLHSLTPTNYKNLPVASVYSYLV; from the coding sequence ATGAAGATACTGGACTGCACACTCCGAGACGGAGGCTACTATACGGAATGGGATTTCCATCAGGAGCTTGTTCATAGCTACTTTACGTCCTTCAACGAGCTTCCGATCGACTATCTGGAAATCGGATACAGAAGTAATCCGATGAAAGAATATCTCGGTGAATATTTCTATTGCCCCGACTATGTGCTGGAGAAAGTAAAGAAATTGTCGAACAAGAGGCTGGTTATCATTCTCAATGAAAAGGATGTTCGGCCCGAGCACCTGGATAACCTGTTATCGCCGTGTAAGGGTTTTATTGACATGGTGCGCATTGCACTGGATCCCGAGAACTTAGGTCGGGCATTGAAGCTGGCGGAAGGCATCAAACGGATGGGCTTCGAAGTCGGGTTCAACGTGATGTACATGAGCAAGTGGAAACAGTACGGCAACTTCCTTTCACAAATCAAAGAAGTCGACGGTGTAGCCGATTATTTTTATATGGTCGATTCTTATGGTGGCGTATATCCTCAAGACATTAAGGAAACCATCGACCTCGTGAAGCAACGCACGAGTTGCAAAATTGGATTTCACGGACACAACAATCTCGAACTCGCACTCATCAACTCATTGACAGCCGTGGAGCACGGCGCAGCGATAATCGATGCAACAGTGACAGGAATGGGACGTGGCGCCGGCAACCTCAAAACGGAATTGCTGTTGACGGCCCTCAATGCAAAGGAAGGAAAGAAAGTTGATTTCAATGCGTTGAGCAATGTCGTGGATGCTTTCGAGAACTTACAGAAACATCACGGCTGGGGTACGAATTTGCCCTACATGGTTTCCGGTGCAAATTCCCTTCCGCAGAAAGACGTGATGGAGTGGGTCACCCGGAGATTTTATTCTTTCAACAGCATCATACGTGCGCTGAACAATCAAAAGGAAAAGGTACAGGACAATCAAAAGCTTCCTGTTTTTCAACCTTCGAAAAAATACGGCCAGGTGATTATCGTCGGTGGCGGTCCGAATGCAAAATTGCATCAACAGGCCGTGAAGGAATTCATTCGCACGTTGGACAACCCTTGCCTCATCCACGCCAGTTCAAAAAATGCCGCGAACTACGAAGATATATCGGCCGACCAGTTCTTTTGTCTGGTAGGCAACGAAGGCCACCGGCTGGAGAGTGTTTTCCACAACCTCAGCCATTTCAATGGTCAATGTGTGCTCCCACCATTCCCGAGAAAGATGGGCACCTATGTTCCCGCGGCCATCAGCGACAAAAGCTTTGAGTTGGAAAGTATCACCTTCACCGACCGTTTGCAGGATTCTCATACGGCCTTGGCACTACAGACGGCCCTGGCCTTAGGCGCACGCGAAATTCACCTGGTGGGCTACGACGGCTATCAGGAGAGCACCATTTCGCAACTCGAGAAAAACCTTTCCGACGAGAACGAATTTCTCATCGATGCTTTCAAAAAATCTCAAGGACCCTCGTTGCATTCTTTAACACCAACAAACTACAAGAACCTTCCCGTGGCGTCTGTGTATTCATATCTGGTATAA
- a CDS encoding glycosyltransferase translates to MIKSLGRGGAEMLLPETLRLHDQAKFEFHYIYFLPWKDAMVDAIRSQGARVTCLAANNNVQLIARAKAVANYIRDHQIALVHAHLPWAGIVARLVGKMTGVPVIYTEHNKQERYHFATRWMNLATMNWLRRVIAVSEDVEQSILKHKPKLRPPVQTVLNGVNTERFAPGLFEPSAIRSALKIPDHAAVIGTIAVFRFQKRLDLWIDIAKRILAQKPDTHFIIVGDGPLKELLHIKQTEHGLENNLHFVGVQVEVRPYLASFDLYMMSSIFEGLPIALLEAMASGCAVISTDAGGIKEVIRNERDGLVCSVDDPFRLVDFAVELITNKEKRKTLAANGRTRVMESFSMVKMVKELEEIYTLETGARA, encoded by the coding sequence TTGATCAAAAGCCTTGGACGAGGGGGTGCGGAAATGTTGCTTCCCGAAACGTTGAGGTTGCACGATCAGGCGAAGTTTGAATTCCACTATATCTATTTCCTGCCGTGGAAAGATGCCATGGTGGATGCGATTCGCAGTCAGGGTGCCAGGGTAACCTGTTTGGCCGCAAATAATAACGTGCAGTTGATTGCGAGGGCCAAGGCCGTGGCCAATTATATCCGTGACCATCAGATTGCGTTGGTACACGCGCATTTGCCCTGGGCGGGAATTGTGGCCCGTCTGGTGGGAAAGATGACGGGTGTTCCGGTTATCTATACCGAACACAATAAGCAAGAGCGATATCATTTTGCTACGCGGTGGATGAACCTGGCCACGATGAACTGGCTCCGCCGGGTGATTGCCGTGTCAGAAGACGTTGAGCAGTCGATTCTTAAACACAAGCCGAAATTGCGTCCACCTGTGCAGACGGTTTTGAATGGTGTGAACACCGAACGGTTTGCTCCAGGTTTGTTTGAGCCATCGGCCATCCGGTCGGCACTGAAAATTCCCGATCATGCTGCGGTGATCGGTACCATTGCCGTGTTTCGTTTTCAAAAGCGGCTCGATCTGTGGATCGACATCGCGAAGCGCATACTCGCACAGAAGCCCGATACCCATTTTATCATCGTAGGCGACGGTCCGTTAAAAGAACTCCTGCATATCAAACAAACAGAGCACGGATTGGAAAACAACCTGCACTTTGTCGGTGTTCAGGTAGAAGTTCGTCCCTATCTGGCAAGTTTTGATCTGTACATGATGAGCTCCATCTTCGAAGGCTTGCCCATTGCCCTGCTCGAAGCCATGGCCTCGGGCTGTGCCGTGATCAGCACCGATGCCGGGGGCATTAAAGAAGTGATCCGGAACGAGCGGGATGGATTGGTGTGCTCAGTGGACGACCCTTTTCGATTGGTTGACTTTGCCGTGGAGCTGATCACCAACAAGGAAAAAAGAAAGACACTGGCAGCAAACGGGCGGACGAGGGTAATGGAGAGCTTCAGTATGGTAAAAATGGTCAAGGAGTTGGAGGAGATCTATACGCTCGAGACGGGTGCAAGGGCATAA
- a CDS encoding HAD family hydrolase — MISFSKYKVVLWDFDGVLMDSMPIREEGFRRTLSGYPKEEVDKLLVYHHKNGGLSRYVKFRYFFETIRGESIDNDRILELAGRFSEVMMELLINEKLLIHDALDFVKRAHQGLPMHVVSGSDGVELNKICERLDIRKYFRSIHGSPTPKNQLIAELMQKHGYDPATTVLIGDSVNDHDAAVVNNIDFLGYNNPDLNSSTGHYIHSFREFMI, encoded by the coding sequence ATGATAAGCTTTTCAAAGTATAAAGTCGTTCTCTGGGATTTCGACGGTGTCCTGATGGACTCCATGCCCATTCGCGAGGAAGGGTTTAGGAGAACCTTGTCGGGCTATCCGAAGGAGGAAGTGGACAAGTTGCTGGTCTATCACCATAAAAACGGCGGTCTTTCGCGCTACGTGAAGTTCCGTTATTTCTTTGAGACCATTCGCGGCGAGTCGATCGACAATGACCGGATATTGGAGTTGGCTGGACGCTTCTCGGAGGTGATGATGGAGTTGCTGATCAACGAGAAGCTTTTGATCCACGATGCATTGGATTTTGTGAAGCGGGCCCATCAGGGACTGCCGATGCATGTTGTTTCCGGGTCAGATGGCGTGGAACTGAATAAGATCTGTGAGCGCCTGGATATTAGAAAATATTTCCGCTCCATCCACGGATCGCCAACACCCAAGAATCAACTTATTGCAGAATTAATGCAGAAACATGGTTACGATCCGGCGACTACCGTATTGATAGGCGATTCGGTCAATGATCATGACGCTGCCGTTGTGAACAACATCGATTTTTTGGGATACAACAATCCCGATTTGAATTCATCAACCGGTCACTACATACATTCCTTCCGGGAGTTTATGATATAG
- a CDS encoding MBOAT family O-acyltransferase, with amino-acid sequence MLFNSVTFLLFFILFFFLYWFVTGKSFRWQNILILVASYIFYGWWDWRFVFLLILSTLIDYFFGLAIYQSTTRKKLYLWLSVANNLVILGFFKYYNFFAESFQQMSQKMGWEIHPYILEIVLPVGISFYTFHGMSYVFDIHNGKLKPTSNFIEYAVFVCFFPLLVAGPIERANHLLPQVIKPRTFQYSQAMEGMRLILWGLFKKLVVADSLAVIVNQIFGHHESYSGATLVLGAVYFAFQIYGDFSGYTDIALGTAKLLGFELLTNFKFPYFSRDIAEFWRRWHISLSSWFRDYVYIPLGGSKDGKWGSLKNIFIIFLLSGFWHGAKWTYVVWGGYHALLYVPLFLLNINRKHSDKIVAHDRKLPTLKEFLQMSLVFAMVTIGWVVFRSSSLVDAVHYFEGMTRNLFAMPKETDGLKLVVLFLILDWFARKDERKPHAFVRDEVYIILLTIALLIFGKGTNENIEFIYFQF; translated from the coding sequence ATGCTTTTTAATTCTGTTACTTTCCTGTTGTTTTTTATCTTGTTCTTCTTCCTGTACTGGTTTGTTACGGGCAAGAGTTTCCGGTGGCAGAACATTCTGATTTTGGTGGCCAGCTATATTTTCTACGGCTGGTGGGATTGGCGCTTTGTATTTCTTTTGATCCTCTCCACACTCATTGACTATTTTTTTGGATTAGCGATCTACCAGTCCACCACCCGAAAGAAATTGTATTTGTGGCTCAGTGTTGCAAACAATCTGGTCATCCTCGGGTTTTTTAAGTATTACAATTTTTTCGCAGAGTCATTCCAACAAATGTCACAGAAGATGGGGTGGGAGATCCACCCGTACATTCTGGAAATTGTGTTGCCGGTGGGCATCTCCTTCTATACGTTCCATGGAATGTCCTATGTGTTTGACATCCATAACGGCAAGCTGAAACCCACCAGCAATTTTATTGAATACGCCGTGTTTGTTTGCTTTTTCCCGCTCTTGGTGGCTGGACCCATCGAGCGCGCCAATCACCTTCTTCCACAGGTGATCAAGCCGCGCACGTTCCAGTATTCGCAGGCCATGGAAGGTATGCGGCTGATCTTGTGGGGCCTCTTTAAAAAGCTGGTCGTTGCCGATAGTCTGGCGGTGATCGTCAATCAAATTTTTGGGCACCACGAGTCGTACTCCGGGGCAACGCTGGTTTTGGGTGCGGTCTATTTCGCATTTCAGATCTATGGCGACTTTAGCGGGTACACCGACATTGCCCTGGGCACGGCAAAACTGCTGGGCTTTGAACTGCTGACAAACTTCAAGTTTCCCTATTTCTCGAGGGACATTGCAGAATTTTGGCGTCGCTGGCACATATCGCTGTCGTCGTGGTTCCGCGACTATGTATACATCCCCTTGGGGGGATCAAAAGATGGGAAGTGGGGCTCGTTGAAAAATATCTTTATCATTTTCTTATTGAGTGGATTTTGGCATGGCGCCAAATGGACCTATGTGGTGTGGGGTGGTTATCACGCGTTGTTGTACGTTCCTTTGTTTCTGCTGAATATAAACCGGAAGCACAGCGACAAAATCGTGGCCCACGACAGGAAGCTGCCTACACTGAAGGAGTTCCTCCAAATGAGTTTGGTGTTTGCCATGGTCACGATCGGGTGGGTGGTGTTCAGATCAAGTTCACTGGTCGACGCGGTACACTATTTTGAAGGAATGACCCGGAACCTGTTTGCCATGCCCAAAGAAACGGACGGCCTTAAACTCGTCGTGCTGTTTTTGATCTTGGATTGGTTTGCCCGGAAAGATGAACGCAAACCCCATGCTTTTGTGCGCGACGAGGTCTACATTATCCTGTTGACCATCGCCTTGCTGATTTTTGGAAAGGGGACGAACGAGAACATCGAATTTATTTATTTTCAATTCTAA
- a CDS encoding glycosyltransferase family 4 protein, giving the protein MKIIYISDSAIPSSSPNSIHVMKMCQAFAELGHEVELIGKNTTACLKDVTDIHRFYAVKNNFQLRVFPSKAFKGSGAYYNVSLGWRVLGLQADLIYTRSITAAYFLLLFGKAVAFEVHEPFEGKGTRLKKMFRFIVHHKKLVKLVVISAALKDYYRNTFNVAEDHIFVAHDGADPFPPASPVLKNDAFKIGYVGSLYPGKGMEILIPLAEQCPQIQFHILGGNSKQIAENKERAKGLENLFFHGFKSQQELPAYVVSFDAVIAPYTAYIKVSEKTGANNLALWMSPLKIFEYMSSGKAIITSDLPVIREILEHGQNALLCDPADLAQWKSAAVQLSQDDALRATLAGNALRLFTGHYTWKKRAEHILNALQIS; this is encoded by the coding sequence ATGAAGATCATTTATATATCCGATTCGGCCATACCTTCATCCAGCCCCAACAGCATTCACGTGATGAAGATGTGTCAGGCGTTTGCTGAGCTTGGCCACGAAGTAGAGCTGATCGGAAAGAATACAACGGCGTGTCTGAAGGATGTGACGGACATTCACCGGTTTTATGCCGTAAAGAATAACTTTCAGTTGAGAGTCTTCCCGTCAAAGGCGTTTAAGGGATCGGGTGCCTACTACAATGTTAGCTTAGGCTGGCGTGTCCTGGGTCTGCAGGCTGATCTGATCTATACGCGCTCCATCACTGCTGCATATTTCTTGCTTCTTTTCGGGAAAGCCGTGGCCTTTGAAGTGCACGAACCTTTCGAAGGCAAAGGCACAAGACTAAAAAAGATGTTTCGCTTCATCGTCCATCACAAAAAATTGGTGAAGCTGGTGGTGATCTCTGCCGCCCTTAAGGATTACTACCGGAATACATTCAATGTCGCCGAGGATCATATTTTTGTAGCACACGATGGAGCAGATCCCTTTCCGCCGGCGTCGCCCGTTCTGAAGAACGATGCCTTTAAAATTGGCTATGTGGGAAGCTTGTACCCAGGAAAAGGCATGGAGATTTTAATTCCCCTGGCGGAACAATGCCCACAGATTCAATTCCACATCCTGGGCGGAAATTCAAAACAGATCGCAGAAAATAAAGAGCGTGCGAAAGGTTTGGAGAATCTCTTTTTTCACGGGTTTAAATCACAGCAGGAGCTTCCGGCCTATGTGGTTTCGTTTGATGCGGTCATCGCGCCGTACACAGCCTACATAAAAGTGAGTGAGAAAACTGGGGCCAACAACCTGGCGCTGTGGATGTCGCCGTTGAAGATATTTGAATACATGTCGTCGGGCAAGGCCATCATCACATCCGATCTTCCCGTGATTCGCGAGATCTTGGAGCACGGGCAAAATGCCTTGTTGTGCGACCCTGCAGACCTGGCGCAGTGGAAATCCGCCGCCGTGCAACTGAGCCAGGACGACGCATTGAGAGCGACGCTTGCCGGGAATGCGCTGCGTCTGTTCACGGGGCATTATACCTGGAAAAAACGGGCGGAACACATACTGAACGCTTTACAGATCTCATGA
- a CDS encoding glycosyltransferase family 29 protein produces the protein MNKLIRALKGLKLAFSHIERFDSSYFRSKRIAIVGPASSAFNTDKGKDIDGYDIVVRVNKSALTVDVGKSSKDIGIRTDILFHCFLENLYSGGGPLDFEMYRRQGIQYVINPRNEWTGLRNSYNFYKKYLSAQRTYVLPRGLYKRIASSLNGFRPTTGYSALYALLEAEFDELYITGFTFFKTAYGTGYRDEMKESAQARNFMNEVGLHNPDVELQEFKKLVKRHANKRVVLDRELSEILANY, from the coding sequence ATGAATAAGTTGATACGTGCGCTGAAGGGTTTAAAGCTCGCCTTTTCCCATATCGAACGATTTGATTCAAGTTATTTTCGTTCCAAACGGATTGCTATCGTGGGACCGGCAAGCTCGGCCTTCAATACAGACAAGGGCAAAGATATCGACGGTTATGACATTGTGGTGCGGGTAAACAAATCGGCCCTCACGGTCGACGTTGGAAAAAGCAGCAAGGACATCGGGATCCGGACGGACATCCTGTTTCATTGCTTTCTCGAGAACCTGTATAGCGGGGGTGGCCCGCTGGATTTCGAGATGTACCGGCGCCAGGGAATTCAGTATGTGATCAACCCGCGGAACGAATGGACGGGGCTAAGGAATAGCTACAACTTCTATAAGAAGTATTTGTCCGCTCAAAGAACATATGTTCTGCCCCGTGGTTTATACAAACGCATCGCATCGTCATTGAACGGTTTCAGGCCCACGACAGGGTATTCGGCGCTCTACGCATTGCTGGAGGCGGAGTTTGATGAACTGTATATCACAGGCTTCACGTTTTTTAAAACAGCCTATGGCACGGGGTACCGCGATGAAATGAAAGAGTCGGCGCAGGCCCGGAATTTTATGAACGAGGTGGGGCTTCACAATCCTGATGTGGAGCTGCAGGAATTTAAAAAATTAGTGAAACGCCACGCCAACAAGCGCGTCGTGCTGGACCGGGAGCTATCGGAGATACTGGCGAACTACTGA
- a CDS encoding GNAT family N-acetyltransferase translates to METRFATEDDIPAIIDLLKTGLGETLVPKSEGYWRWKHLENPFGDSLVLLAVKKENIIGVRTFMRWQWKVGEEPIEAVRGVDTVIHPDYQGNGIFGELTMELMKKCEEKGYHILFSTPNERSKRGYLKLGWERPDHLPVNVKVIRPFRILTNVLRKRKPLEPGQGVHNSVAYYLSRPDLDALLVMNEKHYPSKIITAHTRQSLQWRYAQVPVGRYYAIGVEMQGTKALCFYRLKSTYAGTEMRITDIFLESARFEKDLKNVLVKKIVEHDIDFVTSGSFNVARLVSGVLALSRKSIGPCVTTHKISLPDLRNFGGFANWSPSLGDLELF, encoded by the coding sequence ATGGAAACCCGATTCGCAACCGAAGATGATATCCCGGCAATCATTGATTTGCTAAAAACCGGACTGGGAGAAACCTTGGTTCCAAAATCGGAAGGCTACTGGCGTTGGAAGCATTTGGAGAATCCCTTCGGAGATTCTCTTGTTTTACTGGCCGTCAAAAAAGAAAACATAATCGGAGTGCGTACCTTTATGCGGTGGCAGTGGAAAGTAGGAGAGGAACCCATTGAAGCCGTGCGCGGCGTCGACACCGTGATTCATCCGGACTATCAGGGCAATGGCATTTTTGGTGAACTCACCATGGAGCTTATGAAAAAATGTGAGGAGAAGGGGTATCATATATTGTTCAGCACTCCCAATGAAAGGAGCAAAAGAGGGTATTTGAAGTTAGGCTGGGAGAGACCGGACCACTTGCCCGTCAACGTAAAAGTCATCAGGCCATTTAGGATCCTGACGAACGTGCTGAGAAAAAGGAAGCCGCTCGAGCCCGGTCAGGGAGTACACAACTCGGTGGCCTATTATCTGTCCAGACCCGATCTGGACGCACTGCTGGTGATGAATGAAAAACACTATCCCTCCAAGATCATCACAGCGCATACCCGGCAGAGTTTGCAGTGGCGATATGCCCAGGTGCCCGTGGGGCGGTATTATGCGATTGGTGTGGAAATGCAGGGAACAAAGGCATTGTGTTTTTACCGGTTGAAGTCGACGTATGCCGGAACAGAGATGAGAATAACGGATATCTTCCTGGAGTCTGCCAGGTTTGAGAAAGATTTAAAGAACGTGCTGGTGAAAAAGATTGTGGAACATGATATCGATTTTGTGACCTCGGGAAGTTTCAATGTGGCGCGCCTGGTGAGCGGTGTTTTGGCATTGTCAAGGAAATCGATTGGTCCCTGCGTCACCACGCATAAAATTTCCTTGCCGGACCTAAGGAATTTTGGTGGATTTGCAAACTGGAGTCCTTCCTTGGGTGACCTTGAACTTTTTTAG
- a CDS encoding GNAT family N-acetyltransferase yields MEIRPASEQDIPAIVVLLKLSLGEDLMPKSEAYWRWKHVDNPFGPSPVLLAFDKDLLVGVRAFMRWRWRLGNEVFEAVRAVDTATHPEYQGKGIFKKLTLTLLEKCRQEGFHFVFNTPNKSSMPGYIKMGWEEGGKLPVKLKCVKPLSMMLHVAGWKGEGRAFTGDNPLKELLKENNLENVLLSDRAGQKGIITDHSPASLKWRYHDVSVAQYFGVGIEKGGALRAAAFYRVKNTKAGNELRVTDVFMESAAYKNDVAALLQERMKMHDAEYMTLSAAQEPVALRGLVPNLEMRIGPMVTLREMNAAPMDKLRNFNQWRPSLGDLELF; encoded by the coding sequence ATGGAGATTAGGCCGGCCAGTGAACAGGACATTCCTGCGATCGTAGTGTTGTTGAAGTTGAGCTTGGGGGAGGACTTGATGCCCAAGTCGGAGGCGTACTGGCGATGGAAACATGTCGACAATCCCTTTGGTCCGTCTCCTGTCTTGCTGGCGTTTGACAAGGATTTACTGGTGGGAGTACGGGCCTTCATGCGTTGGAGATGGAGGCTCGGAAACGAAGTGTTTGAGGCCGTCAGGGCTGTCGACACCGCCACCCACCCGGAATACCAGGGCAAAGGCATCTTCAAGAAACTGACCCTGACTTTGCTGGAGAAGTGCCGCCAGGAAGGCTTTCATTTTGTTTTTAATACCCCCAACAAAAGCAGTATGCCCGGGTATATAAAGATGGGATGGGAAGAAGGCGGGAAGTTACCCGTCAAGTTGAAATGTGTGAAGCCGCTCTCGATGATGTTGCACGTGGCAGGATGGAAGGGGGAGGGCCGGGCGTTCACGGGAGACAATCCGCTAAAGGAACTGTTAAAGGAAAACAACCTGGAGAACGTACTGCTTAGCGATCGCGCAGGGCAAAAAGGAATCATCACCGACCATTCGCCGGCGTCACTAAAGTGGAGATATCACGATGTTAGCGTTGCTCAATACTTTGGGGTGGGCATTGAAAAAGGGGGAGCCCTCCGCGCAGCGGCATTTTACCGGGTGAAGAACACCAAAGCCGGAAATGAGTTGCGGGTAACGGATGTTTTCATGGAGTCTGCGGCCTATAAAAATGACGTGGCGGCGCTGCTCCAGGAGAGAATGAAAATGCACGATGCAGAATATATGACGCTCTCGGCTGCGCAAGAGCCGGTGGCGCTGCGAGGTCTTGTACCGAACCTGGAGATGCGTATTGGGCCCATGGTGACGCTTCGTGAAATGAATGCAGCACCGATGGACAAGCTGAGGAACTTTAATCAATGGAGGCCGTCATTAGGAGACCTCGAATTATTCTAA